One Thiocapsa sp. genomic window carries:
- the proC gene encoding pyrroline-5-carboxylate reductase has translation MTTTRIAFIGGGNMATSLIAGLVADGYAPDSLQVADPNQDRREMLQTRYGVRVFADNRDALADADTLVLCVKPQLAAQVCTEIADAASARAPLVISIMAGVPEQAIQRWLGGTLAVVRAMPNTPAMVQTGAIGLHASPEVGEEGRNRAETILRAVGLTRWVETEAQIDAVTALSGSGPAYFFLFMEALEEAGISLGLDAETARLLTIQTALGAAKMAVESEDTPGQLRERVTSPGGTTERALEHLLEADLHALMKRAAHAAHDRAVELSRDLSEQA, from the coding sequence ATGACGACAACCAGGATTGCCTTTATCGGTGGCGGCAACATGGCCACCAGTCTGATCGCCGGTCTCGTTGCCGACGGCTACGCGCCGGACTCGCTCCAAGTCGCCGATCCTAACCAGGATCGTCGCGAGATGTTGCAAACCCGCTACGGGGTTCGGGTCTTCGCCGACAATCGCGACGCGCTGGCCGACGCCGATACGCTCGTGCTCTGTGTCAAACCGCAGCTCGCCGCACAGGTCTGCACCGAGATCGCCGATGCCGCGTCCGCGCGTGCCCCGCTCGTGATCTCCATCATGGCCGGGGTGCCGGAGCAGGCGATTCAACGCTGGCTCGGGGGCACCTTGGCGGTCGTGCGCGCCATGCCCAACACGCCCGCGATGGTGCAGACGGGCGCGATCGGGCTGCATGCCAGTCCGGAGGTCGGCGAAGAGGGCCGCAATCGCGCCGAGACCATTCTGCGTGCCGTCGGCCTGACCCGCTGGGTCGAGACCGAGGCCCAAATCGACGCAGTGACCGCACTCTCGGGGAGTGGTCCGGCCTACTTCTTCCTCTTTATGGAGGCGCTGGAAGAGGCCGGCATCTCGCTGGGCCTGGACGCCGAGACCGCCCGACTCCTGACCATCCAAACCGCGCTGGGTGCGGCCAAGATGGCGGTGGAGAGCGAGGATACGCCCGGGCAGCTGCGCGAGCGTGTGACCTCGCCCGGCGGTACGACAGAGCGTGCGCTCGAGCACCTGCTCGAGGCCGATCTGCACGCCCTGATGAAGCGCGCCGCGCACGCCGCGCATGATCGTGCGGTCGAACTCTCACGGGACCTGTCGGAGCAAGCATGA
- a CDS encoding YggT family protein, which yields MSGSYLTNPTVFLIQTLFGLYITLVAIRFLLQWARADFYNPISQFVVKLTSPVLRPLRQVIPGYAGMDLAALALAWLLKSVELALLVLVLGLNVSLFGALGWAVPAVIQLFINIFLFGILIRVILSWVNPDPYNPAVALLTRLTDPIMRPAQRLIQPIGGIDLSPMAVIIGLILLEMLLIPPLKWLVGSPF from the coding sequence ATGAGCGGTTCCTATCTGACCAACCCGACCGTTTTTCTGATCCAAACCCTCTTCGGGCTCTATATCACCCTGGTCGCGATCCGCTTCCTGCTGCAATGGGCGCGGGCCGACTTCTACAATCCGATCTCGCAGTTCGTGGTCAAGCTGACCTCGCCCGTGCTGCGCCCGCTGCGTCAGGTGATCCCGGGCTATGCCGGCATGGATCTGGCCGCCTTGGCGCTGGCCTGGCTGCTCAAATCCGTCGAGCTGGCCCTGCTGGTTCTGGTGCTGGGGCTGAACGTCTCGCTCTTCGGTGCGCTGGGTTGGGCGGTACCTGCGGTCATCCAGCTCTTCATCAACATCTTTCTGTTCGGGATCCTGATTCGCGTCATCCTGAGCTGGGTCAATCCGGACCCCTACAATCCCGCTGTGGCACTCCTGACGCGCCTGACGGATCCGATCATGCGCCCGGCACAGCGGCTGATTCAGCCGATCGGCGGGATCGACCTCTCGCCCATGGCGGTGATCATCGGGTTGATCCTGCTCGAGATGCTGCTGATTCCGCCGCTGAAGTGGCTGGTCGGCAGCCCCTTCTGA
- a CDS encoding DUF167 family protein, with product MTWSRWDGEDLELALRVKPRAPKDAFIGPDGDHYRVAIKAPPVEGKGNAALRRFIADTFGVAPSKVSLIGGEQSRYKRLRIQAPRTFPIPVADKPRSQ from the coding sequence ATGACCTGGTCCCGTTGGGATGGCGAGGACTTGGAGCTGGCGCTGCGGGTGAAACCGCGCGCACCCAAGGACGCCTTTATCGGGCCGGATGGGGATCATTATCGGGTTGCCATCAAGGCACCCCCGGTCGAGGGCAAGGGCAATGCGGCACTGCGGAGGTTCATCGCGGATACCTTCGGTGTCGCGCCGTCCAAGGTGTCCCTCATCGGCGGCGAGCAGTCGCGATACAAGCGGCTGCGGATTCAGGCGCCGCGGACATTTCCGATTCCGGTTGCCGATAAACCGCGCTCGCAGTGA
- a CDS encoding DUF4426 domain-containing protein codes for MIIQRTLGILITAGLLAAQSVSAEGPVTAGDYSIFANAMTAETLNPEIADLYRIQRSKLNGVLTVSVVKPHPDGTRENVPARVDATARTGDMPASVIPMREIRVGAGVSYVGQFPIANLQIVDFEIQVTPPGGAEPVAIDLQQQFFTD; via the coding sequence ATGATCATTCAACGGACGCTCGGGATCCTGATTACCGCCGGACTGCTCGCCGCACAAAGCGTTTCGGCTGAGGGTCCGGTCACGGCCGGCGACTACAGCATCTTCGCCAACGCCATGACGGCCGAGACGCTCAACCCCGAGATCGCGGATCTCTACCGGATCCAGCGCAGCAAGCTCAACGGCGTGCTGACCGTCTCGGTGGTCAAGCCGCACCCGGATGGGACGCGTGAAAACGTCCCCGCGCGCGTCGACGCCACCGCACGCACCGGCGATATGCCCGCAAGCGTGATCCCCATGCGCGAGATCCGCGTCGGCGCAGGCGTCTCCTATGTCGGCCAGTTTCCGATCGCGAATCTCCAGATCGTCGATTTCGAGATCCAGGTGACCCCGCCGGGCGGCGCCGAGCCCGTGGCGATCGATCTCCAGCAGCAGTTCTTCACCGATTAA
- a CDS encoding sulfite exporter TauE/SafE family protein — MIETPLGIYLTAFLVGLLGGVHCLSMCGGLVGSLTLGLDPRIRRDPLLMLPYQVTYNLARIAGYATAGALFGGLGALLLQLDAFQIMQRVLYGLAGVVMILLGLYLGGWWRLIAVVERAGAVLWRRLEPLGRRVLPVRTPLQAAALGYLWAWIPCGLVYSVLITAVATGSVLDGALVMLAFGAGTLPNLLGIGLLAGAAARISERVWVKQVAGLLVIGFGLYALWQLY; from the coding sequence ATGATCGAGACACCGCTTGGGATCTACCTGACCGCCTTTCTGGTCGGCCTCTTGGGCGGCGTCCATTGTCTGTCCATGTGCGGCGGCCTGGTCGGCTCCTTGACCTTAGGTCTGGACCCGCGGATCCGTCGCGACCCTTTGCTGATGCTGCCCTATCAGGTGACCTACAACCTGGCGCGCATCGCCGGCTACGCCACTGCCGGCGCCTTGTTCGGCGGACTCGGCGCCCTGCTGCTCCAGCTCGACGCCTTTCAGATCATGCAGCGCGTCCTTTACGGCCTCGCCGGGGTCGTGATGATCCTGCTCGGGCTCTATCTCGGTGGCTGGTGGCGTCTCATCGCCGTGGTCGAGCGGGCCGGCGCCGTGCTCTGGCGGCGTCTCGAGCCACTGGGTCGACGCGTCCTGCCGGTCCGCACCCCGCTGCAGGCCGCGGCCCTCGGCTATCTCTGGGCCTGGATCCCCTGCGGCCTCGTCTACAGCGTCCTCATTACCGCGGTCGCCACCGGAAGCGTCCTGGACGGGGCGCTCGTGATGCTGGCCTTCGGCGCCGGCACGCTCCCGAACCTCCTCGGCATCGGCCTCCTGGCCGGCGCCGCCGCACGCATCTCCGAGCGCGTTTGGGTCAAGCAAGTCGCCGGGCTGCTGGTTATCGGCTTCGGCCTCTACGCCCTCTGGCAGCTCTATTAA
- the pyrE gene encoding orotate phosphoribosyltransferase gives MKDYQREFLAFAAEIGALRFGDFTLKSGRQSPYFFNAGLFNTGERLSRLGSAYARCILDAAPAFDVLFGPAYKGIPLAAATSIALAAQSGRDTAYAFNRKELKDHGEGGLIVGSALAGRILIIDDVITAGTSVRESVQIIRDAGAEPAGVVIALDRQEQGQDGRSAVAEVTATFGIPVYSIVSLNDLIAYIEEQPQLDAFADAVRAYRERYGI, from the coding sequence ATGAAAGATTACCAACGCGAATTTTTGGCCTTCGCCGCCGAGATCGGCGCATTGCGCTTCGGCGACTTCACGCTCAAGTCCGGACGCCAAAGCCCTTACTTCTTCAATGCCGGGCTCTTCAACACGGGCGAGCGGCTGTCCCGGCTCGGAAGCGCCTACGCGCGCTGCATCCTGGATGCCGCCCCGGCCTTCGACGTGCTGTTCGGGCCGGCCTACAAGGGCATTCCGTTGGCGGCAGCGACCAGCATCGCACTCGCCGCGCAATCCGGCCGAGACACCGCCTACGCCTTCAACCGCAAGGAGCTCAAGGATCACGGCGAGGGCGGTCTGATCGTCGGCAGCGCCTTGGCCGGGCGCATCCTCATCATCGACGATGTCATTACCGCGGGCACCTCGGTGCGTGAATCCGTTCAGATCATCCGCGATGCCGGGGCCGAGCCGGCAGGCGTCGTGATCGCGCTCGATCGGCAGGAGCAGGGCCAGGACGGGCGTTCGGCCGTCGCCGAGGTGACCGCAACCTTCGGCATCCCCGTCTATAGCATCGTCAGTCTGAACGACCTGATCGCCTACATCGAAGAACAACCCCAACTCGACGCCTTCGCCGACGCCGTCCGCGCATATCGAGAGCGCTACGGCATTTAA
- the argB gene encoding acetylglutamate kinase, translating into MSILNERAHTIAHVLIEALPYIRRFRGKTIVIKYGGNAMVDENLKQGFARDVVLMKMVGVNPVIVHGGGPQIGSLLKRLGKASEFVQGMRVTDDETMDVVEMVLGGLVNKEIVNFINRHGGSAVGLTGKDGDLIRARKLLLRRDAPELEATEIIDIGHVGEVESIDASVVHMLVEGDFIPVIAPIGVGEDGRSYNINADLVAGKIAEVLKAEKLLLLTNTAGLLDAEGNLITELDVGRVHALIKDGVIAGGMLPKVQCALDAVHGGVRSAHIIDGRVEHAVMLDLFTDEGVGTLIRSR; encoded by the coding sequence ATGTCCATCCTCAACGAACGTGCCCACACCATCGCCCACGTCCTGATCGAGGCGCTGCCCTATATCCGGCGCTTCCGCGGCAAGACCATCGTGATCAAATACGGCGGCAACGCCATGGTGGACGAGAATCTAAAGCAGGGCTTCGCGCGCGATGTGGTCCTCATGAAGATGGTCGGGGTGAATCCCGTGATCGTGCATGGCGGCGGGCCGCAGATCGGCTCGCTGCTCAAACGACTCGGCAAGGCGAGCGAGTTCGTTCAAGGCATGCGGGTGACGGACGACGAGACCATGGACGTGGTCGAGATGGTTCTCGGCGGGTTGGTGAACAAAGAGATCGTCAACTTCATCAACCGACACGGCGGCTCGGCGGTCGGCCTCACCGGCAAGGACGGCGACCTGATCCGCGCGCGCAAGCTCCTGCTGCGCCGCGATGCGCCCGAGTTGGAGGCCACGGAGATCATCGACATCGGCCATGTCGGCGAGGTCGAAAGTATCGACGCCTCAGTCGTCCACATGCTGGTCGAAGGCGACTTCATCCCGGTCATCGCCCCGATCGGGGTCGGCGAGGACGGTCGCTCCTACAACATCAACGCCGATCTGGTCGCGGGTAAGATCGCCGAGGTGCTCAAGGCCGAGAAGCTCCTGCTCCTGACCAATACGGCCGGCTTGCTCGATGCCGAGGGCAACCTGATCACGGAGTTGGATGTCGGCCGTGTCCACGCCTTGATCAAGGACGGCGTGATCGCGGGCGGTATGCTGCCGAAGGTGCAGTGCGCGCTCGATGCGGTGCATGGCGGTGTGAGGTCGGCGCATATCATCGACGGTCGGGTCGAGCACGCGGTCATGCTCGATCTCTTCACGGATGAGGGTGTTGGGACGCTGATTCGCAGTCGGTGA
- a CDS encoding phosphomannomutase/phosphoglucomutase codes for MVEVTPAAPPEIFRAYDIRGILERQLTPEIMRSIGRAIGSEAAARDDRTVMVGRDCRASSPTLTMALIAGIRAAGIDVVDLGIAPTPLVYFACCEAGPYAGAIVTASHNPPDYNGVKVVFGGTSADAATIQDLRRRILHGDLTSGAGGLIERDISERYRERIVRDIRVARPMRLVLDCGNATVSALAPAVFRALGCEVVTLDCDPAAGMGERVPDPARPECLRVLSARVVLEGADFGLGFDGDGDRLGVIDSGGGFIAADRVLMCLAVDILTRHPGSEIVFDVKCTAHLAEVIRRAGGRPVPWRSGHAPLKARLRESDAQIAGELSGHIMLKERWLGFDDALYAGARLLEILSQDPRPTDAVFRAFPGGIATPELPLPLPEGDAERIMTRVILLADRVEDLTVQTIDGLRLDGPAAWGLVRASNTLPKLVFRFEGDDPAALRAMQERFRLLMAEAAPGLALPF; via the coding sequence ATGGTCGAGGTCACCCCCGCCGCGCCGCCCGAGATCTTCCGCGCCTACGACATCCGCGGCATCCTCGAGCGCCAATTGACGCCCGAGATCATGCGTTCGATCGGTCGGGCGATCGGCAGCGAGGCCGCTGCGCGCGACGATCGCACGGTCATGGTCGGACGCGACTGCCGCGCCTCCAGTCCGACCCTGACCATGGCGTTGATCGCCGGGATCCGCGCCGCCGGGATCGACGTCGTCGACCTCGGCATCGCCCCGACGCCTCTGGTCTATTTCGCCTGCTGCGAGGCCGGCCCCTACGCCGGGGCGATCGTCACCGCCAGCCACAATCCGCCCGATTACAATGGAGTCAAGGTCGTCTTCGGCGGCACGAGCGCGGATGCGGCGACGATTCAGGACCTGCGGCGGCGCATCCTTCATGGCGACCTGACCAGCGGGGCCGGTGGTCTCATCGAGCGCGACATCTCCGAGCGCTACCGCGAGCGCATCGTCCGCGATATCCGCGTTGCCCGGCCCATGCGGCTCGTGCTGGACTGCGGCAACGCGACCGTTTCGGCGCTCGCGCCGGCCGTCTTTCGCGCGCTCGGCTGCGAGGTTGTCACGCTCGATTGCGACCCGGCCGCCGGGATGGGCGAGCGTGTTCCGGATCCGGCCCGCCCCGAGTGTCTCCGGGTGCTCTCTGCGCGGGTGGTGCTGGAGGGTGCCGATTTTGGTCTCGGGTTCGACGGTGACGGTGATCGCCTGGGTGTGATCGATTCCGGCGGCGGCTTCATCGCGGCCGACCGGGTCCTCATGTGTCTCGCCGTCGATATCCTGACCCGGCATCCGGGGAGCGAGATCGTCTTCGACGTCAAATGCACGGCCCATCTCGCCGAGGTGATCCGTCGCGCGGGCGGTCGCCCGGTACCGTGGCGCTCCGGACATGCGCCGCTGAAGGCCCGGCTACGCGAATCCGATGCACAGATTGCCGGCGAGCTGAGCGGGCACATTATGCTCAAGGAGCGCTGGCTCGGCTTCGACGACGCACTCTATGCCGGCGCGCGGCTCCTGGAGATCCTGTCGCAGGATCCTCGCCCCACGGACGCGGTCTTCCGCGCCTTTCCCGGCGGCATCGCCACACCCGAGCTGCCCTTGCCGTTGCCCGAGGGCGATGCCGAGCGGATCATGACGCGGGTGATCCTGCTGGCCGATCGCGTCGAGGATTTGACGGTGCAGACCATCGACGGTCTGCGGCTCGATGGGCCGGCCGCCTGGGGTTTGGTGCGCGCATCGAACACCTTGCCCAAGCTGGTTTTTCGCTTCGAAGGCGACGACCCGGCCGCACTTCGGGCCATGCAGGAGCGGTTTCGCCTGCTCATGGCCGAGGCAGCGCCCGGCCTGGCGCTGCCCTTTTGA
- the dut gene encoding dUTP diphosphatase, translated as MLHPLEVKILDPRLGRDVPLPTYATEGSAGLDLRAMLQAPLDLAPGAAELLPTGMAVHIAERNVAGLILPRSGLGHRHGIVLGNLVGLIDSDYQGPLMVSCWNRGTAPFRIEIGERIAQLVLVPVLQAELRIVEDFDASERGSGGFGHTGQH; from the coding sequence ATGCTGCACCCTCTTGAGGTCAAGATCCTGGACCCGCGCCTGGGCCGCGATGTTCCCTTGCCGACCTATGCGACCGAAGGCTCGGCCGGGCTCGATCTGCGTGCCATGCTCCAGGCCCCGCTCGATCTTGCGCCCGGCGCGGCCGAGCTGCTGCCGACCGGCATGGCCGTACACATCGCCGAGCGCAACGTCGCGGGTCTGATCCTGCCGCGCTCGGGGCTCGGGCATCGGCACGGCATCGTGCTCGGCAACCTGGTCGGACTGATCGACTCGGACTATCAGGGGCCGCTCATGGTCTCCTGCTGGAACCGCGGAACGGCACCCTTCCGGATCGAGATCGGCGAGCGCATCGCCCAGCTCGTGCTGGTGCCGGTCCTGCAGGCCGAGTTGAGGATCGTCGAGGACTTCGACGCGTCCGAGCGCGGCAGCGGCGGGTTCGGGCACACGGGACAGCACTGA